The following proteins are co-located in the Desulfovibrio inopinatus DSM 10711 genome:
- a CDS encoding OmpA/MotB family protein, translating into MAAKKNKEEDKEPVVIVKEKAGPPPAEGLPLWMATYSDMVTLLLTFFVLLLTFANMDAEKFKASMGSIQKALGIQTKDVMALEVPYSSVKYERKDIELTKKERKILDLMLGVKALIEEELENDQSTTVSHDPDGVMQRVDGEAMFAPGSATLKPQSKRLLDVVAKVMKKTNVNLIISGHTDDRPLKSAKFPSNWELSAARAAAALRYLTEVQHIDPGRMKAVGYAGTRPLVPNDSEQNRERNNRVDFHYQRPDLGNW; encoded by the coding sequence ATGGCAGCGAAAAAAAATAAAGAAGAAGACAAAGAACCCGTCGTTATCGTTAAAGAGAAAGCGGGACCGCCCCCTGCTGAAGGCCTTCCTCTGTGGATGGCAACGTACTCGGATATGGTCACACTCCTGTTGACCTTTTTTGTTTTGCTCTTGACTTTTGCCAACATGGATGCGGAGAAATTCAAGGCGTCAATGGGGTCAATCCAAAAAGCGCTCGGCATCCAAACCAAAGATGTCATGGCGTTGGAAGTCCCATACTCATCCGTTAAATATGAACGGAAAGACATTGAGCTGACGAAAAAAGAACGGAAAATTCTCGATCTCATGCTTGGTGTCAAAGCGCTTATTGAGGAAGAACTGGAGAATGACCAAAGTACGACCGTCTCGCATGATCCCGACGGCGTGATGCAACGTGTGGATGGCGAGGCGATGTTTGCTCCAGGCTCGGCAACCCTCAAACCGCAGTCCAAACGCTTGCTTGATGTCGTCGCGAAAGTCATGAAAAAGACGAACGTCAACCTGATTATCAGCGGGCATACCGATGATCGCCCTCTGAAATCCGCAAAATTTCCTTCCAATTGGGAATTGTCTGCCGCTCGAGCTGCGGCGGCGCTTCGCTATCTCACCGAAGTACAGCACATCGATCCAGGAAGAATGAAGGCCGTCGGCTATGCCGGGACACGCCCTCTCGTGCCTAACGATTCCGAACAGAACCGCGAACGGAATAACCGCGTCGACTTCCATTATCAGCGTCCTGACCTCGGCAACTGGTAA
- a CDS encoding FapA family protein yields the protein MPYYLKHFFEPNAGGGHIKPKELANGRVDLFDLGYVQNVIVDQLLIEIQPLEKVDKATVDKRFITPKKAFPPHVNCKVNPQNPNQLLAAINGHIYYDDKTLTVKDGVHVKGDVDFHVGNILFVGDVVIDGNVLSGFTVKARNIRVKGCISGATISAMGYIVTDCGIKGAGNGELEAHGNIRAPYAENVLLSAGENILLDGSSMHSDLYAGKKIAIKGRLVGGDIYCKDSVYIGERLGGGIGTTTTIILGYDPLLLRKAMTLQYKIDSLRERYEYFFKQTQKNEEAAVDFENKLSGMKRKLRALQGQQEKLWKQIVPSSDLSSCRLIIHGTLHPGVEVSIGSAYMKVDDFFENVVLRLAGKDIVIEPHQSAK from the coding sequence ATGCCCTACTATCTTAAACATTTCTTTGAACCGAACGCTGGCGGGGGCCATATCAAACCAAAAGAACTCGCCAATGGTAGAGTGGATTTGTTTGATTTAGGATATGTTCAAAATGTTATCGTAGATCAACTGCTTATTGAGATACAGCCATTGGAAAAGGTCGATAAAGCGACCGTCGATAAACGCTTCATAACCCCCAAAAAAGCCTTTCCCCCTCATGTGAATTGCAAGGTCAATCCTCAAAATCCGAACCAACTTCTCGCGGCCATTAATGGTCACATTTATTACGATGACAAAACTTTGACTGTTAAGGATGGCGTTCACGTCAAGGGTGACGTGGATTTTCATGTCGGAAATATCCTTTTTGTTGGTGATGTTGTCATTGATGGGAATGTTCTCAGCGGATTTACGGTCAAAGCACGCAATATCCGCGTCAAAGGCTGCATTTCCGGGGCGACGATTTCGGCCATGGGCTACATTGTTACGGATTGCGGGATAAAAGGAGCCGGGAACGGAGAGCTTGAAGCACACGGTAATATTCGCGCTCCATATGCTGAAAACGTTCTCCTTTCTGCCGGAGAAAATATCCTGCTTGATGGATCCAGTATGCATTCGGATCTGTACGCTGGCAAAAAAATTGCAATAAAAGGTCGTTTAGTAGGAGGGGACATTTACTGCAAGGATTCGGTTTATATCGGAGAGCGCCTCGGAGGAGGCATCGGCACAACGACGACCATCATTTTAGGCTATGATCCCCTGTTGTTGCGCAAGGCGATGACTCTTCAATATAAAATCGATTCTTTACGTGAACGGTACGAATATTTTTTCAAGCAAACACAAAAGAATGAAGAAGCAGCCGTTGACTTCGAGAACAAATTGTCGGGTATGAAGCGAAAATTGCGTGCATTGCAAGGTCAACAGGAAAAACTTTGGAAACAAATTGTTCCCTCTAGTGACCTTTCTTCATGTCGATTAATTATTCACGGCACACTGCACCCCGGTGTCGAAGTGAGTATTGGGTCCGCATACATGAAAGTGGATGACTTTTTCGAAAATGTTGTCCTTCGCCTTGCCGGGAAGGATATCGTCATAGAACCGCACCAAAGTGCCAAATGA
- a CDS encoding CBS domain-containing protein → MKAKVMMTTVVAVVDPDENLEHILCRCSHLHPSELYVLDNEQRLLGVISPFDILKTMAPFYLNSHLSQALPDDITAVKHRFENVKGQCARDIMTTDVATCHPDDHGFTVYLKLVEERVHVIPVVRRNGVMVGKISRLNLIEYLSKTVNCSCPFSHARIDLKTLGQDNDTLPPPQNGA, encoded by the coding sequence ATGAAAGCGAAAGTAATGATGACCACCGTGGTTGCCGTGGTAGATCCTGATGAAAACTTGGAACACATTCTGTGCCGCTGCTCTCATCTCCATCCCAGTGAACTGTATGTCCTCGACAATGAGCAACGACTGTTGGGTGTCATCTCTCCATTCGATATTTTGAAAACAATGGCTCCATTTTATCTTAATAGCCATTTGTCCCAAGCTTTGCCCGACGATATTACCGCCGTCAAACACCGCTTCGAAAATGTCAAAGGCCAATGCGCCCGTGATATCATGACCACAGATGTTGCCACATGTCATCCCGACGACCACGGTTTTACCGTTTATCTTAAACTCGTCGAAGAACGTGTACACGTCATCCCTGTCGTACGGCGCAACGGTGTTATGGTTGGAAAAATCAGCCGACTGAATCTCATCGAATACTTATCCAAAACCGTGAACTGTAGCTGCCCTTTTTCACACGCTCGCATCGACCTGAAAACACTCGGCCAAGACAACGACACACTGCCTCCTCCCCAAAACGGAGCTTGA
- a CDS encoding OmpA/MotB family protein yields the protein MGKKKDAPAEEGLPLWMATFADMVTLLLTFFVLLLSFANQDIVMFKDIMGSIQNALGVRVERQQAEYLLESPSYTPQEGKKTIVQEQRMLKAMAVRIKDSLQEDSKLRRSTGVVADRNGVLVQIDSNAVFDPNSTELTSTGKVFLDKMYAVFREYNYNLVVRGHTDNSQSKSSVYPSNWELSAARASAAVRFLLDKGGISPSRVKAVGYADTRPIAPNDSPQNRAKNNRVEFYMYRPTEKAW from the coding sequence ATGGGAAAGAAAAAAGATGCACCCGCAGAAGAAGGGTTACCCCTGTGGATGGCCACATTTGCCGATATGGTCACCCTCCTGCTCACTTTTTTTGTTCTGCTGTTGTCTTTTGCCAACCAGGACATTGTCATGTTCAAAGATATTATGGGGTCCATTCAAAATGCGCTGGGTGTGCGCGTTGAGCGCCAACAAGCGGAATACCTTTTAGAATCGCCTTCATACACGCCACAGGAAGGAAAAAAGACGATTGTTCAAGAACAGCGTATGTTGAAAGCCATGGCTGTTCGCATCAAAGATTCTCTTCAGGAAGACAGCAAACTACGCCGTTCGACGGGTGTTGTGGCCGATCGAAATGGAGTCCTTGTCCAAATAGACAGCAACGCGGTGTTCGATCCCAACTCAACGGAATTGACCTCGACCGGCAAAGTTTTTCTCGATAAAATGTATGCTGTATTTCGGGAATACAACTACAACCTTGTTGTACGCGGCCATACAGACAACTCCCAATCAAAATCCTCGGTCTATCCCTCCAATTGGGAACTCTCTGCTGCCCGTGCCTCAGCCGCTGTACGTTTTCTTCTCGACAAAGGCGGCATCAGTCCTTCACGAGTGAAAGCCGTCGGATATGCCGATACCCGCCCTATTGCTCCTAATGACTCTCCCCAAAATAGAGCGAAAAACAACCGCGTAGAATTTTACATGTATCGGCCAACGGAAAAAGCCTGGTAG
- a CDS encoding FeoA family protein has translation MTTRPLRTLNVGDSVTIDTITATGELGRRIRDMGLIPGCPLTVVGRAPLRDPVALRLRDTTLALRNQEADYITVREIMVGKEI, from the coding sequence ATGACAACCAGGCCGCTTCGTACCCTGAATGTAGGTGACAGTGTGACGATCGATACCATTACAGCCACCGGTGAACTTGGTCGTCGAATTCGCGATATGGGACTTATCCCCGGTTGCCCTCTGACCGTCGTCGGAAGAGCCCCTTTACGAGATCCGGTTGCACTTCGCCTGCGTGACACAACGTTAGCTCTTCGAAACCAAGAAGCCGACTATATCACGGTCCGAGAAATCATGGTTGGTAAGGAGATATAA
- a CDS encoding ABC transporter substrate-binding protein has protein sequence MLYSRSLSIFLINLFFAVIILCAGCSAPPEETGDHADTNATPIAGGTYTAPLPQDQATLDPARVTEHHGVGVVNQLFDGLVLLNANMLVHPALATSWTVSEEGTVYTFQLSPHAIFHDGAPVRASDVVFTLERLLRLDPPTIIQPLLLLLQGAEAYRDGETEHVAGLIAKDDTTVLMKLTRPDARFLVALSMYQAKIVPEHVVRGNEAAFGKAPIGTGPFYLDSWLPDKSITLKRFDGYYSRPAWLDEVVYRIYPGGNNAQMLADFTAGLLDEMPVYGDAKTTLAEIPNLNWVRRTSLSVLFYGIRTDHPGLRDVRVRHALSLAINREKLIQDIYGGKFQPAFSIIPPGMPGHLPVKRDFAQDMQTAKALINQATHGNPTSIGPIELVSSVQSQFSTKELAFIQSSWEALGVKVRIKYITSGWNDFKAYLKTDQTAVHRRVLFADLPDPDSFLTPLIASDGLFNEFHYVNPQVDRLLAEAGQTQDPRERASRYQDIEKLLAQDIPLIPLFYLSVERVYKPRVRGINVNALDQAYVLLADFWLSSPTAN, from the coding sequence GTGCTGTATTCCCGCTCCCTCTCGATCTTCCTGATCAATCTGTTCTTTGCCGTTATCATTCTTTGCGCTGGCTGTTCGGCCCCCCCGGAAGAAACAGGTGATCATGCGGATACAAACGCCACCCCCATCGCAGGGGGAACATACACCGCTCCCCTCCCACAAGACCAAGCGACACTTGACCCTGCGAGGGTCACCGAGCACCATGGTGTCGGTGTGGTCAACCAGCTCTTCGACGGCCTTGTCCTCCTCAACGCCAATATGCTTGTCCACCCGGCACTGGCCACTTCCTGGACCGTATCGGAAGAGGGTACGGTATATACGTTCCAACTTTCTCCCCATGCAATTTTTCATGATGGAGCTCCAGTTCGGGCTTCCGATGTCGTCTTCACGTTAGAACGCTTACTCCGCCTTGATCCTCCCACAATCATTCAGCCGCTGTTGTTGCTCCTCCAGGGAGCCGAAGCCTATCGTGACGGCGAAACGGAACACGTCGCCGGCCTCATTGCCAAAGACGACACCACAGTGCTGATGAAACTCACTCGACCGGATGCTCGGTTTCTTGTCGCTCTCAGTATGTACCAGGCGAAAATTGTTCCCGAGCATGTCGTACGTGGCAATGAGGCTGCTTTCGGCAAAGCCCCCATAGGTACAGGACCATTTTATCTTGATTCATGGCTGCCCGATAAATCCATTACATTAAAGCGCTTTGATGGATACTATAGTCGCCCGGCCTGGCTGGATGAGGTTGTTTATCGAATCTACCCCGGCGGAAACAATGCACAAATGCTGGCAGACTTTACTGCTGGTCTCCTTGATGAAATGCCGGTCTATGGGGATGCCAAGACCACTCTGGCCGAGATTCCAAATCTGAACTGGGTCCGGCGAACATCATTGAGTGTCCTGTTTTATGGTATTCGTACCGATCACCCGGGACTACGAGATGTCCGCGTCCGCCATGCATTATCTCTTGCGATCAATCGAGAAAAGCTCATCCAGGATATCTACGGGGGAAAATTCCAACCTGCTTTCAGCATCATTCCACCCGGCATGCCCGGACACCTGCCTGTCAAACGGGATTTCGCTCAAGATATGCAGACAGCGAAAGCTCTCATCAATCAAGCAACGCATGGAAATCCAACATCCATCGGCCCGATTGAACTTGTCAGTTCCGTCCAGTCGCAATTTTCCACCAAAGAACTGGCATTCATTCAATCGAGCTGGGAAGCACTCGGTGTGAAAGTACGCATTAAATATATCACATCAGGCTGGAACGACTTTAAAGCGTATCTCAAAACGGATCAGACGGCAGTCCACCGACGTGTTTTATTTGCTGACCTTCCAGATCCCGACAGCTTTCTCACGCCTCTGATCGCCTCGGATGGATTGTTTAACGAGTTTCATTATGTCAACCCACAAGTTGACCGGCTTTTAGCCGAAGCCGGCCAAACACAAGACCCGCGCGAGCGCGCCAGTCGTTACCAGGATATCGAAAAACTTCTCGCTCAGGATATACCACTTATCCCACTTTTTTATCTGAGCGTGGAGCGTGTATACAAACCACGAGTCCGTGGAATCAATGTAAACGCTCTTGACCAGGCGTATGTTCTTCTGGCCGATTTTTGGTTGTCTTCTCCAACAGCCAACTAA
- a CDS encoding ATP-binding protein, with translation MTIQQSRFFEEEARQRGLAIAKSLEAACLEDLLTYNHTALEQKANQAAADDGLAYIIIHNKEGVIAGYSNRPDLSHKTLSDAISQRALTSAVPLFQQTETRNQPVLDVSEPVRLPDSPERWGTIRVGVSLSAMHAQIFNTRMTIAGLGFAALGLGALASIILARRVTRPLSSLVEATANAAKGKLDTNRIVASHDEIGQLASRFLATVNEIVAKKEALAESLEEIKTLERYRENLLRVMSEGLVSVSTTGEIVHLNPAAQDLFSKSGHPLEPGMKIGRPTSSNALIAHIAGLIAGKNVVGPREVIMTHATGDMHILVSYAVLLDEAFALPREFIVSLSDITALRRLEADIRQAKRLSELGTIAASIVHEIRNPLTVIDSFVQLLPNKIDKPKFREKLFTILPQHIKRIVGLMEDLLQLSRPVVLTPSPIAPGKFVTAQLNEIQPYFEKHHITQQLSTDSIDELPEVFIDSDHLSRALVNIFKNAAEAMPTGGHLDIVVQNRPEDQNVRIVIRDNGPGIPENILPEIFTPFKTGKATGTGLGLALTHKIITEHRGTIKAENIPNHGAQFTISLPVVVG, from the coding sequence ATGACTATTCAGCAGTCACGCTTTTTTGAAGAAGAAGCCCGACAACGCGGCTTGGCCATTGCCAAAAGCCTGGAAGCCGCTTGTCTGGAAGATCTTCTCACCTACAACCACACTGCACTGGAACAAAAAGCAAACCAAGCCGCTGCCGACGATGGACTTGCCTACATTATTATTCACAATAAAGAGGGGGTGATCGCTGGATACTCGAACCGCCCCGATCTGAGTCACAAGACGCTTAGCGATGCGATAAGTCAGCGTGCTTTAACGTCGGCAGTTCCACTTTTTCAGCAAACCGAAACTCGGAATCAGCCTGTGCTCGATGTGTCTGAGCCCGTTCGGTTGCCAGATTCTCCCGAACGCTGGGGAACCATACGCGTCGGGGTTTCTCTTTCGGCGATGCATGCACAGATTTTCAACACACGAATGACCATTGCCGGTCTTGGGTTCGCTGCGTTGGGACTTGGAGCGTTGGCTTCCATTATTTTAGCCAGACGTGTCACACGCCCTCTCTCAAGTCTTGTTGAAGCTACTGCCAACGCTGCGAAGGGAAAACTCGACACCAACCGCATTGTTGCTTCCCACGATGAAATAGGCCAACTCGCGTCCCGTTTTCTCGCCACTGTCAATGAGATTGTTGCCAAAAAAGAAGCCTTGGCCGAAAGCCTTGAAGAAATAAAAACACTGGAACGCTATAGAGAAAACCTCCTGCGCGTCATGAGTGAAGGCCTCGTGTCTGTGTCAACAACCGGAGAAATTGTTCACCTGAATCCTGCGGCCCAAGATCTTTTCTCAAAATCCGGCCACCCCCTTGAACCCGGGATGAAGATCGGGCGCCCCACATCCTCCAATGCCCTCATTGCACACATTGCCGGCCTCATCGCCGGAAAAAACGTGGTCGGGCCTCGAGAAGTCATCATGACTCATGCAACAGGCGACATGCATATTCTTGTCAGCTATGCCGTACTTCTTGACGAAGCCTTTGCATTGCCTCGAGAATTCATTGTCAGCTTAAGTGACATCACGGCATTACGTCGACTTGAGGCAGATATTCGCCAAGCAAAGCGTCTCTCCGAACTCGGTACAATCGCCGCAAGTATTGTTCATGAAATCCGCAATCCACTCACGGTCATTGATTCATTTGTACAACTTTTACCCAACAAAATTGATAAACCCAAATTCCGCGAAAAGCTCTTCACGATACTCCCACAACATATCAAGCGTATTGTTGGATTAATGGAAGACCTTCTCCAACTCTCACGCCCTGTTGTCCTTACACCTTCACCGATTGCCCCAGGTAAGTTTGTCACAGCGCAGCTGAATGAAATACAACCCTATTTCGAGAAACACCATATAACCCAACAACTCAGCACCGACAGCATAGATGAGCTTCCTGAAGTTTTTATCGACAGTGACCACCTGAGCCGCGCTCTGGTGAATATTTTCAAAAATGCTGCCGAGGCCATGCCCACAGGAGGCCATCTCGACATCGTGGTTCAAAACAGGCCTGAAGACCAGAACGTTCGTATTGTTATACGGGACAATGGCCCAGGCATTCCGGAAAACATTCTTCCCGAGATTTTTACCCCATTCAAAACCGGAAAAGCCACAGGAACCGGACTGGGTCTTGCTTTGACACACAAAATCATCACCGAGCACCGCGGGACAATAAAAGCTGAAAATATCCCTAACCATGGTGCGCAATTTACCATCTCACTGCCTGTCGTGGTGGGATAA
- a CDS encoding NAD(P)-binding domain-containing protein, with protein MKIILFANTRHDLLTWKRLAQAEVDVVICDVSAYGDVATNLTDATVISPSQLDEMEEDEPRVFWFMLPQSRIVDVYLPFLKPILRVGDVVLDSSHSEPAQSQRRARDVESVGTDYFDIGTNASHSVYLVGGSENAMSRLKSFFLCLRRFCPVLHLGPVGSSHFAVQICEFLETRVRQTYLEGKEKISASPFAETVDADNLLGIFSAYFDTLAGPHSSTSQFAGVY; from the coding sequence ATGAAAATCATTTTGTTTGCCAATACCCGACACGACCTGTTGACCTGGAAGCGGCTTGCCCAAGCTGAGGTGGATGTCGTTATTTGTGATGTGTCGGCATACGGCGACGTAGCGACAAACCTGACTGATGCAACGGTTATTTCTCCGTCTCAGCTTGATGAGATGGAGGAAGATGAACCGCGTGTCTTCTGGTTTATGTTGCCACAGAGCCGTATTGTGGACGTGTATTTGCCATTTCTTAAACCAATTCTTCGGGTCGGGGATGTCGTGCTTGATAGCAGCCACTCGGAACCGGCCCAAAGTCAGCGGCGGGCTCGTGATGTTGAGTCTGTTGGGACTGATTATTTCGACATCGGCACCAACGCTTCACATAGCGTGTATCTCGTTGGAGGAAGCGAGAATGCCATGAGTAGACTGAAAAGTTTTTTCCTCTGCCTACGTCGATTTTGTCCGGTGCTGCACTTGGGACCGGTTGGCTCTTCCCATTTTGCTGTTCAGATATGCGAGTTCTTGGAGACCAGGGTTCGACAAACGTATCTTGAAGGAAAAGAAAAAATTTCAGCATCCCCTTTTGCTGAGACTGTCGATGCAGACAATTTACTTGGCATTTTTTCCGCGTATTTTGATACGTTGGCCGGTCCGCATTCGTCTACATCGCAGTTTGCTGGTGTTTATTAG
- a CDS encoding motility protein A, translated as MDIGTVIGIVLAMGLIIGAIMLGGSIGAFIDIPSILIVVGGVFACAFIMFPIKAVIGSIKVLMKTIFAKSPDPSEQIRKVVQLADIARRQGLVELEKAPVDDAFLKKGVMLVSGGTEERLVHSILDNEISYMRQRHLKNQGVFKKMGEMAPAFGMIGTLIGLVQMLQNLNDPSAIGPAMAVALLTTFYGSVLANVIFLPLAKKLEERSEEEILYLEILMEGVLSILNGDHPTIIKEKLEAFLAPMMRENQE; from the coding sequence ATGGATATCGGAACCGTAATCGGTATCGTCCTGGCTATGGGCCTCATTATCGGGGCCATCATGCTTGGCGGCTCGATAGGCGCCTTCATCGACATCCCTTCCATTCTCATCGTTGTCGGTGGCGTTTTTGCCTGTGCCTTCATCATGTTTCCTATAAAGGCCGTTATCGGGTCCATCAAAGTCCTTATGAAGACTATCTTCGCCAAAAGCCCCGACCCGAGTGAACAAATACGTAAAGTCGTGCAGCTCGCTGATATCGCACGCAGACAAGGCCTCGTCGAACTCGAAAAAGCTCCGGTTGATGATGCGTTTCTCAAAAAAGGCGTTATGCTTGTCTCCGGGGGCACCGAAGAACGTTTGGTCCACTCCATTCTCGATAATGAAATCAGCTATATGCGCCAGCGCCACCTCAAAAACCAGGGTGTTTTCAAGAAAATGGGTGAAATGGCTCCGGCGTTCGGGATGATCGGCACACTTATCGGTCTCGTTCAGATGTTGCAGAACCTCAACGACCCTTCGGCCATTGGCCCTGCTATGGCCGTTGCTTTGTTGACGACATTTTACGGATCAGTCCTGGCCAACGTTATTTTTCTTCCTCTTGCCAAAAAACTTGAAGAACGGTCCGAAGAAGAAATTTTGTATCTTGAAATTCTCATGGAAGGCGTTCTTTCCATACTCAACGGCGACCACCCGACCATCATCAAGGAAAAGCTTGAAGCTTTCCTGGCCCCTATGATGCGTGAGAACCAAGAATAA
- a CDS encoding DUF2325 domain-containing protein — protein sequence MSAILIGGLDRLKRKYEAEAAKRGVNLKVFTGKENAVAKHLGKTDMVILFTDKVSHKARRQAASLAKSRNIPLAQTHSSSVSSLGRVLADCRISP from the coding sequence ATGAGTGCAATCCTTATTGGCGGTTTAGATCGCCTGAAACGTAAATACGAAGCTGAAGCAGCCAAACGCGGCGTTAATCTCAAAGTATTCACCGGAAAGGAAAATGCCGTTGCCAAACATCTTGGAAAAACCGACATGGTCATTTTATTCACAGATAAAGTCTCGCACAAGGCTCGCAGGCAGGCTGCAAGTCTGGCGAAATCTCGAAACATCCCTCTGGCACAAACCCACAGCAGCTCCGTGTCTTCTCTCGGACGAGTTCTTGCCGACTGCAGGATTTCCCCCTAG
- a CDS encoding mechanosensitive ion channel family protein: MANPSYRETIVIYATQVKAFLANSVLTDALTEQIVIGAIALGIGWGIGHLVRLRLQRIHKTHTSEAFRAIAKVGTTAICPVFAALTLQIVTHIARTKGLDVLFLEGLKSLCWAFVLVRTVGAIFWAEPWVRQLALVAWFIAALHIGGLLHPMLAVLDSIALPFNNMRISLLEVIKTGLLLVFLIPLSNILSQFFSKKIDRMTEFSPSMRVLFGKLFHVSLYTVSILLALNMVGLNMRLLTMFGGALGLGVGFGLQRVVSNLVSGLILLLDNSIKPGDVIEVEGVYGWIESLNARYASVVTRDGTSYLIPNDELITNKVINWTYSGAGLRIKIPLGVAYEADVPKAMALMEECALKYDRVLKTPRPATRLKAFGTSAVELELRMWIRDPQNGIANIKSTVQLAIWDAFHENNITLPFAQRDVHIKNGSELSVRVVAENAQKGQEKEHPETIQTQSNAIFDTANQT; this comes from the coding sequence ATGGCGAACCCCAGCTATCGGGAGACGATTGTTATCTATGCGACACAGGTCAAAGCGTTTTTGGCCAATTCCGTTTTGACCGATGCGCTCACCGAACAAATCGTTATTGGTGCGATCGCTCTTGGCATTGGTTGGGGGATTGGTCATCTCGTTCGCCTACGTCTCCAACGCATTCACAAGACTCATACCAGCGAAGCATTCCGCGCGATTGCCAAGGTCGGTACAACGGCCATCTGTCCTGTTTTTGCAGCGCTCACACTCCAAATCGTAACACATATAGCCAGAACCAAAGGACTTGATGTCCTCTTCTTAGAAGGGTTGAAGAGTCTATGCTGGGCGTTCGTACTTGTACGAACGGTCGGAGCAATTTTTTGGGCAGAGCCGTGGGTACGACAACTCGCATTGGTGGCCTGGTTTATTGCGGCATTGCATATTGGCGGCTTGCTTCACCCCATGCTGGCTGTCCTCGACAGCATTGCTTTGCCCTTTAATAACATGCGTATCTCACTGCTCGAGGTCATCAAGACCGGCCTTCTGCTTGTGTTCCTTATTCCACTTTCGAATATTCTCTCTCAATTTTTTTCAAAAAAAATTGATCGGATGACGGAATTTTCCCCGTCTATGCGTGTGCTTTTCGGCAAACTGTTCCATGTGAGTCTTTATACGGTCTCCATTCTGCTCGCCCTCAACATGGTAGGGCTCAATATGCGCTTGTTGACCATGTTTGGAGGAGCTCTCGGTCTTGGAGTCGGTTTCGGTCTGCAACGTGTAGTGTCCAACTTGGTGAGCGGCTTGATTCTTCTCCTCGACAACTCCATCAAACCCGGCGATGTCATTGAGGTCGAAGGGGTCTACGGCTGGATAGAATCGCTGAATGCCCGCTACGCCTCGGTAGTGACCCGAGACGGAACGTCTTATCTCATCCCGAACGATGAACTCATCACGAACAAGGTGATTAACTGGACGTACAGCGGAGCCGGTTTACGTATCAAAATCCCGCTTGGTGTCGCCTATGAAGCCGATGTCCCGAAAGCGATGGCACTTATGGAAGAATGTGCTCTGAAATATGATCGCGTTCTCAAGACCCCACGGCCGGCAACTCGGCTCAAGGCGTTCGGGACGAGTGCGGTGGAATTGGAACTGCGAATGTGGATTCGGGATCCACAAAACGGAATCGCTAACATTAAAAGCACGGTCCAACTCGCCATTTGGGATGCTTTTCATGAAAACAATATCACGCTTCCCTTCGCGCAACGTGATGTTCACATCAAAAACGGCTCAGAATTGTCGGTCAGGGTTGTTGCAGAAAATGCACAAAAAGGCCAAGAAAAAGAGCACCCGGAAACAATACAGACACAATCCAATGCTATTTTTGACACAGCCAACCAGACATGA
- a CDS encoding C-GCAxxG-C-C family protein produces MDRTAQAIACYKDGFHCSQAVLSAFADVVGLDDKTALKLSAGFAGGCGRAEMCGAVAAALIVISLKYGKDTPKDRLADRRTFERVRAFSEKFEAKNGTLKCKNLLGFDISTREGRKEAAKGKVFSTRCPGFVADAVEILQEIL; encoded by the coding sequence ATGGACAGAACTGCCCAGGCCATTGCATGTTACAAAGACGGATTTCATTGTTCCCAAGCCGTCTTATCAGCGTTTGCCGATGTTGTCGGCCTTGACGACAAAACAGCACTCAAACTGTCGGCTGGATTTGCCGGAGGATGCGGTCGAGCAGAAATGTGCGGCGCGGTTGCGGCCGCCTTAATCGTCATCAGTCTCAAGTACGGAAAGGATACACCGAAAGATCGCCTTGCCGATCGCAGAACTTTTGAGCGGGTGCGCGCATTTTCCGAAAAGTTTGAAGCAAAAAACGGCACCCTCAAATGTAAAAACCTTCTCGGATTCGATATTTCAACACGAGAAGGTCGTAAAGAAGCAGCCAAAGGAAAGGTCTTCTCCACACGATGTCCCGGTTTTGTTGCCGATGCCGTGGAGATCCTGCAAGAAATTCTTTAA